A single window of Anopheles moucheti chromosome 2, idAnoMoucSN_F20_07, whole genome shotgun sequence DNA harbors:
- the LOC128296874 gene encoding MOXD1 homolog 2-like has translation MCCPTKVLFGIVGFLSAVAAAAHWDHAVDLDENYRLLWSISQQDITFEVQARTQGYVGLGFSTDGTIYGADVVIGWVENGQVHFQDRHFKQNSNGEPHVDLSLDYVLLLGYENATHTVLRFRRKLDTCDTAQDVPITNDTIRIIYMYHNSEPRNGSQAIGTLPDPTEAFKDSVPIFLTQRVNQVPIELDSRTRTIELRNKDVPIPQTDDNLRWCTMFKLDQFVRKHHVIRYEPVIESRSNIPHLRHIILYECQGSTPELEIMSREFGRSCMEAEKELLTCNSIVAAWSRGSEGFTYPLEAGYPLDSYQARFYMMETHYTGFQSNSVDLTPRVDNSGLRLYYTTTLRKHDAGVLSVGMQPNWRHIIPPGQDRVLSEGHCIEECTQRAFPRPGINIFAVMMQTNGMGRQIRFRQVRHREELTPIAHDANVDANYQEYRRLHVPVKALPGDRLIAECTYDSTGRKQIALGGYSSRDETCLVLSLYYPRQKELTSCHSIPSLPTVLRAVGINELAAGTNPIRIASPPEIAGMTLEERLLTYDWRVNFNDFQYVVRKGAFKPLCWSARNTPIPGTDNVDAYAPNLTKIWRPMATCSFSGGGTSAHAGSGTGGASYSVNRFVTERDISLDRPLDDDADDDRWNVIEGAARSKSIRSSAPSANLASGVTLAVAVSRLVLFVIFLNTVRLL, from the exons ATGTGCTGCCCAACCAAAGTACTGTTCGGGATCGTCGGCTTCCTGTCGGCGGTTGCCGCGGCCGCCCACTGGGACCATGCGGTCGATCTGGACGAGAACTATCGGCTGCTGTGGAGCATCAGCCAGCAGGACATCACGTTCGAGGTGCAGGCCCGTACGCAGGGTTACGTCGGGCTCGGATTCTCCACCGACGGTACCATCTACGGTGCGGATGTTGTCATCGGGTGGGTCGAGAATGGGCAGGTTCACTTCCAG GATCGACACTTTAAGCAGAACAGTAACGGAGAGCCACACGTGGACCTGTCGCTAGACtacgtgctgctgctggggtaCGAGAATGCAACCCACACGGTGCTGCGGTTCCGCCGGAAGCTCGATACGTGCGATACGGCACAAGATGTCCCGATTACG AACGACACCATCCGCATCATCTACATGTACCATAACAGCGAGCCAAGAAACGGTTCCCAGGCGATCGGCACGCTGCCGGATCCGACCGAAGCGTTCAAGGATTCGGTACCCATCTTCCTGACGCAGCGCGTCAATCAGGTGCCGATCGAGCTGGATTCACGCACGCGGACGATCGAGCTGCGCAACAAGGACGTCCCGATACCGCAGACGGACGATAACCTGCGGTGGTGTACGATGTTCAAGCTGGACCAGTTCGTGCGGAAGCATCACGTGATACGG TACGAACCGGTGATCGAGTCGCGATCGAACATTCCGCATCTGAGACACATCATACTGTACGAGTGTCAGGGTTCGACGCCCGAGCTGGAGATCATGTCGCGGGAGTTCGGTCGATCGTGCATGGAAGCGGAAAAGGAGCTGCTGACGTGCAACTCGATCGTTGCTGCATGGTCCCGAGGATCGGAG GGCTTCACCTATCCGCTCGAGGCCGGTTACCCGCTCGATTCGTACCAGGCCCGGTTCTACATGATGGAAACACACTACACCGGCTTCCAGAGCAATTCGGTCGACCTGACGCCACGCGTCGACAACTCCGGCCTGCGGCTGTACTACACCACGACGCTCCGCAAGCACGACGCGGGCGTCCTCTCGGTCGGCATGCAACCGAACTGGCGTCACATCATCCCACCGGGGCAGGATCGGGTGCTGTCCGAGGGTCACTGCATAGAGGAGTGCACGCAGCGTGCCTTTCCCCGGCCCGGCATTAACATCTTCGCCGTGATGATGCAGACGAACGGCATGGGACGGCAGATACGCTTCCGGCAGGTGCGGCACCGCGAGGAGCTGACACCGATCGCACACGACGCGAACGTGGACGCCAACTACCAGGAGTACCGCCGGTTGCATGTGCCCGTGAAGGCATTGCCCGGGGATCGGTTGATCGCCGAGTGCACGTACGACAGTACCGGCCGGAAGCAGATCGCACTCGGCGGGTACTCGTCGCGCGACGAAACCTGCCTGGTGCTGAGCTTGTACTATCCGCGCCAGAAGGAACTGACCTCCTGCCATTCGATACCGAGCCTGCCGACGGTGTTGCGGGCGGTCGGCATTAACGAGCTGGCGGCCGGTACGAATCCGATTCGCATCGCATCACCGCCGGAAATTGCCGGCATGACGCTCGAGGAGCGGCTGCTCACGTACGATTGGCGCGTCAACTTCAACGACTTCCAGTACGTGGTGCGCAAGGGCGCGTTTAAGCCGCTGTGCTGGAGCGCCCGGAATACGCCCATACCG GGTACGGATAATGTGGATGCGTACGCACCGAACCTCACGAAAATCTGGCGTCCGATGGCAACGTGCAGCTTCAGTGGCGGCGGCACATCGGCACACGCCGGCAGCGGAACCGGCGGCGCCAGTTACAGCGTCAATCGGTTCGTTACCGAGCGCGACATCAGCCTCGACCGGCCGCTGGACGACGATGCGGATGACGACCGGTGGAACGTGATCGAGGGTGCGGCCCGAAGCAAATCCATCCGCAGTTCGGCCCCGTCGGCGAACCTGGCCAGCGGGGTAACGCTGGCAGTGGCCGTCTCGCGGTTAGTGCTGTTTGTGATCTTTCTCAACACGGTCAGGTTACTGTGA